A genomic stretch from Lathyrus oleraceus cultivar Zhongwan6 chromosome 2, CAAS_Psat_ZW6_1.0, whole genome shotgun sequence includes:
- the LOC127122966 gene encoding uncharacterized protein LOC127122966, whose amino-acid sequence MGELRPTRMSVQLADRSVKFPVGMLENVPVRIDVIDVKKGKLNFEVGEEKVEFILTQFLNAPAIDDTRCLLDIIDECIRDMENEQTSYSEILKVPRPPTFKYENLSKE is encoded by the coding sequence atgggagaactaagacctacGAGGATGTCCGTACAACTTGCAGATCGTTCTGTTAAATTTCCCGTAGGAATGCTAGAAAATGTTCCGGTGCGCATAGATGTTATCGATGTTAAGAAAGGCAAGCTAAACTTtgaagttggtgaggaaaaaGTTGAATTCATTTTGACGCAATTCCTAAATGCACCAGCTATAGATGATACCCGTTGTCTCCTAGATATCATCGACGAATGCATAAGAGATATGGAGAATGAACAAACATCATACTCCGAAATACTGAAAGTTCCAAGGCCTCCTACTTTTAAATATGAAAATTTAAGTAAGGAATAG